Below is a genomic region from Bacillus cereus group sp. RP43.
AAGATAACAAAAGGAGAAAAGCTCGACGTTACAATTACAAGGTCGTTTGGAGAGTACATTGATTGGCAAACAAATCAGGATTTTTCCAAGGATCGTGATTTTTGGATAGAGTCTCTAGAAGGCTATCAGGATAGAGCTATGTTAACAATGGATAGCGGACGTATAAGTGATCGAGAGCAGTCACATCTCGAAATTAAAAGAAAATTACCAAAGGTATTGACTGAAAAATTAAAAGTAGTAGCTGCCGAGAAAAAAACGACGTTAAATACGATGGTGCAAACAGCGTGGGCTATTTTTCTAAACTTTGTAAGTGAAAAAGAGAAGGTGATATTTGGTTCTGTCTTTTCAGGAAGATCTGCACCTGTTGAGGGAATTGAGGAAATGATCGGTATGTTCATCAATACCTTGCCGATGAGTCTAAAGGTTTCAAGTGATAAGAAATTAAGGGAACTTCTTTTAGAGATGCATTCTTTCCAGCTAAGGGTAAGTGCAATTGAAAGCACCCCACTTACAGAAATTAAAGAGTGGATTGGATATAAATCAAAAGAATCTCTGTTTGACACTTGTTTGATCTTTGCCAACTTCCCTAACTTGATTTCTCCCGAGGGTAATCAAGCGTTTTTTGAGAAGGCAACCATTTTCGATGTAGACGTAACCGAACAGACCAACTTTCCTTTAACGCTGTCTATAGCTCCAGGTGAGCGGCTCTCTCTTGATATCAATTACAGCTGTGTAGCGTTTAGCAGTGAAACCATTGAGTGTTATCTACATCTCCTTGAAAACATCTTAACAGAAATGACAGTCTCTCATGAACAGTCTGTGAAGGAGATTCATCAAAAGCTGCAACGTGTCTTGATTAAACACAACCAAGAAATGTTTAATAGGCAAAAAGAGATTAATAGAAATCAGCTTAACGGAAGGATTCGAAAGTCGGTGAATGTTCCAAATTAGGTAAGGAGGATATGTAAAATGGTTAAATCACTAAAAATGGATCGAATAAGAAGAAAGTCTGTTCAAGTGAACCAAGAGTTAACTAAAACAAGGTTACTAGAGGAAGGCAAAAACCTTCCCCTAGTAATTGAACCCAATATGGATGGGGTTAATATCTGTGAGTGGGCCAAAGGGAACCGAGAGGAATTAAATGCTTTACTTTCTAAACATGGCGGTATCTTATTCCGAGGTTTTAAAGTGGAAGATACAAAAGACTTTCACTCATTTATACGCCAGGTATCTGGCGAGTTATTGGAATATAAAGATCATGCTACTCCAAGGAGTGCGGTGCAAAATCAGATTTATACCTCGACCGACTTTGCAGCAGATCAATGGATTGAATTGCATAATGAAATGGCCTACGGTCAAGAATGGCCTATGAAAATATTTTTTTACTGTGATATACCTGCTTTTTCTGGCGGTGAGACACCGATTGCAGATAGTCGCCGCATCTATGAAAGAATGGATCCAACAATCAGGGAGAAGTTTACTGAGAAAGGGGTCATGTATGTAAGAAATTTAGGGCTTTCTCTAGGGATGAAATGGCAAGATGTTTTTCAAACAAATGATAAAGGTCTGGTAGAAGAAATTTGTCAAAAGAATGGGATGAACTATATATGGAAGTCAGATGAGCATCTAAGAATTGAGCAAGTCCGTCCTGCTGTTTCATTACATCCTATTACAGGAGAAAACATTTGGTTTAACCAGATTACAGCTTTTCATATTACGACTTTGGCAAGAGAAATCAGAGAGGAAATACTTCATCAATATGATGAGCAAGACGTTCCTAAAAATTCTTATTATGGGGATGGGACCTCCATTGAACCAGAGGTATTGGATCAAATTAGAAAAGTATATGAGGAAGAAATGGTTACATTCCCTTGGGAAAAGGGAGATATCCTCATGCTTGATAACATGATGACGGCTCATGCGAGAACCCCATACGAAGGAGAACGAAAAATACTAGTCGGCATGACAGAGTCAAATAGCTGGAAAATATAATTTTGGGGGAGTTGTTTGTGAAAACGGTAGAAGGATTTTCTTTATCTAGCCATCAGAAAAGAATTTGGGAATTACAAGATGTCTATAATATCCCGTTTTATAATCATTTAACTTTGAAAATACAAGGGAAACTGTCAATCCCAGATTTAACGGACTGTTTTATTAATACTATCAATCAATATGAAATTTTACGCTCTAGACTTCAAAAAGTGGAAGGAATGGAATACCCGATTCAGGTTATTCTCGAAAAAGCTTACTTTAGTTTTTCATACAACTCAAACCTTCAGGATGAGGAAGAGCTACAAGTTGAAGCTTTGGATATTGTACGTCAAAAGCTCCAAGCCGAAAATGGTGGAACAGTTCATATTAATATAAGTAAAATCAGTGAATACGAACATGAACTAAATATATATGGCCTTAGTCTCAATACGGATTTTATCTCTCTTCAGTTAATTGTTAATCATGCTTTTAAATTATATACCACTAATCAATCGGTAGCAGAAGAGGAAATTATTCAATATGTGGACTTTAGTCAGTGGCAGAATGAGCTTTTGGAAAATGATCGTATTTCCTATAAAACTCAGATAGTGAGAAAAGCCCTTCCTTTTGAAAGGCTAAAGGAATCTTCAACAGAAAGTAATAGACAATCTATTCGAAATTTATTACCTGAAGAGCTGTCGATGAAGATAAGAGAGCTAGCGCAATTATATAATCTTGATGTCCCTACATTCTTTTTTGCAAGTTGGAAGGCCTTCCTATCAAAAGTGGCTTGTCACAATCTTCCGGTAGGTCTAGTAGTAGATGGAAGAAACTATGAAGAATTAAAATTAAGTATAGGTCAATTTGAGAAAGTCATTCCAATTGAAGTTTATGATGCTCAACAAACTTTTATACAATACAATAAGCAAGTCCAAGAGCATCTAACAAAATCTATGGAGAAAGTGGAGTATGTTGACATCTCAACTCTTTTTTCAGGGAGTGAGGATTATATTCCATACCAATTTCGATATCTGGATAACCAAGTAATAGCTCAGCAGGGAGATATTACTCTGACAATGAAGGACTTCAGATCGGAAAATGAAAAGTATAAGCTCTTACTATCGGTACTGTGCACAAATGGAAATTTCGAACTATTCCTTCAATTTGATGGCTCCATGTATCTAATGGACGATGTAGAAAGGTTATTTAGTCAGTTTCTATTTTTCTTGAATCAATGTATAAAAAAACCACATAAAGAATTAATGCATCTTTCTTTTCTTACTAAACAAGAGGAAGAAAGATTAATAGTCAAATTGAACACTGACCGTTACAGCCAACTAGAGTCTCTGCAAAAAAATAATATCCTTGATTATATTGAGGAACAAGCTGAATTAAACGGAGACCTTTTAGCTATCGTTTCGGAAGACAAGTCTATTACTTATCGGGAATTACAGTCAAAGACTAACCAGCTCACTCGCTATTTAAAGCGTTTTTTGGAACCAGAAGACCGTGTTGTCTTGTGTATGCCAAGATCAGCAGAAGCTATCATTTCTATGCTTGCTGTTCTAAAATCAGGAGCTAGTTTTGTTCCGGTTGATAGTAAGTGGCCTATAAATAGGATTCGTTACGCTATTGAAGATAGTGCAGCTAAGATGGTTCTTACTAATAAGCAAAGTATATTGGATGAACTAAAGCAGATTCCAGTCCAGCAAGTTAATCTGAGTAAAGAATGGAAAGTAATCGAGAAGGAAAATGAAAGTTGCCTGCCTTCCGTTTCTCTTTTACCTCAACAATTAGCTTATGTTCTTTATACTTCGGGTTCGACCGGTTTGCCAAAGGGTGTCTGCATCCAACACAACAGCTTACTGAACTACCTCCTATGGTTTGATCAGCAATTTTTAGATAAAGAAATAGAATTGCCTTTCATGGCAGAATTAGGGTTTGATGCGTTCTTAAAACAGGTATTTTACCCTTTGATGAAAGGAAAACGAGTTACTTTATTTTCAGAGGATGAGGTATTGCAGCCACTGACTTTTCTAAATAGATTTTTAAAACATCAATTAAATGCTATAAATTGTGTTCCTTCACTTTGGGCAGCATTTATCGAAGAAATCCGAAAAGATGACCGAGTAATAGAAAGTGTGAAAGCACAATTAAGGCTATTGTTAATTGGTGGAGAGAAGATTAGTAACGAGCTTCTTCAAATGACGTGGAATATTTTCCCGGATTTAGAGGTAGTAAATCTGTATGGACCAACGGAAACGACTTCTAATGCAACATATGCGTATATCAAAAATGAATTGTTTATCCCTATCGGTATTCCTGTCCGTGAGACTCAAACCTATGTATTTGATGAAGAAATGCATACAGTAGCTATTGGTCAAATTGGAGAGCTGTATATCGGTGGAATTGGTGTAGCGCGCGGATACTTTGGTAATTCAGGGATGACAGCGGAGAGGTTTATTCCTAATCCATTTGAATCTGGAGAACGACTTTATAAAACAGGTGACCTTGTACGTCTTATGGCGAACGGCGAACTTGAGTTTATAGGACGCAAAGATGAACAGATAAAAATGAATGGAAAGAGGGTTGACCTCAACGAAATTGAGACAGTTATTCGGAAGCATCCGTCTATAAAAGATACTGTAATTATACCTATGGATGATCAAGGACTTTCCTTATTAGCCTTTTGTGTAGGGGAGATAGTAGAAGAAGACATTAGGGAGTTTACGAAAAAATGGCTTCCGCAATATATGATTCCTACAAAATTCATTCGGTTGAATGAGATTCCCCTAAATAGTAATAGAAAAATTAATCGAGCATCTTTAATTCAGTTTTATGAAAAGTTAGAGGTAGAAAAGTATGTGGCTCCTCGTAATGAATTTGAAGAAGTCATTGTAGGAATCTGGAAAGAAGTATTAAAGAAGAAACAGGTATCAGTAGCGGATAGCTTTTTTGAACTTGGGGGGCACTCTTTAAATGCCACTCAAATAATCTCAAGAATCCGAAAAATTTATGAACTGGAGATACCGGTAAGTTTACTTTTCGAAGCAGAGACAACTGAAAAGCTATGTCAAGGAATAAATAGGTTGTATCCGCAAGAGAGTGATTATATAGATCTAGTTTCTAAGGCTTATTTGGAGGCAGAAAAATTAGCGATGGAAGAAGTAAGTTTTTGAAAGGGGGTTGAAATGTGAGTTTGGATAAAAAGTTAGAGATATTAGAGAGATTAAAAAAAGAAATGGGATTAAAGGCGACTAATAGTATTCCTAAACGAACAAATCAGCAAGAGTACCCACTCTCTTATGCACAAGAAAGAATGTGGTTTGCAAGTGAACTTAACCCAACGAGTGCAGCCTATAATATTCCATTGGCTATTAGAATAGTGGGAAATGTTGATTTAGAAAAACTAAGCCATGCTTTCAACTCTGTCCTTGAAAAGCACGAGGTACTAAGAGCTCAATTTATGAATGAAAGTGGGGTACCAATTCAGCGTATCTTCCCTTTTCAGTCGGTAAATATGAATGTCGTGTCTATGGTGGATAAGTCAGTAGCAGATCGAGAAATAATTGTGAAAGAACTAGTAAATAAAACAGCATCTACTCCTATCAATCTACAATCAGAGCAGTTATTTAATATAACTGTGTTCAAATTGTCTGAGGAAGAACATATTCTGTTGATCGTAATGCATCACATTATTTTTGACGGTTGGTCAACTGGATTGTTGATGAAGGAACTATCTGAAGTGTATCGCACTGGAAAAACTACGGAGGATGATCTCGTTATTCAATATGCAGATTATTCTGCGTGGCAAAAAGAGAAGATGGAAAACGGAGGTTATCAGAGACAGGTGGAGTATTGGAAGAATAAAATTGGTTCTAACCCACCAGATCTCAATCTTCCCTTAGATTATTCAAGGCCTAAAAACCAGATGTTTGAGGGAGATATCTACCGATTTGAATTACCTGGTATTTTGGTAGACGCTGTTAAACAAATGAGTAGGGAGAAAAGAGTATCACCATTTGTCATCCTTTTGTCAGCTTATTACATATTTCTATATAAATACACAGGTCAAAAGGAACTTATTTTAGGTGTACCTGTTTCAAATCGTCAGCATGTTGAAATTGAACCCTTAATAGGATGTATAGCTAATACGATTCCACTCAAAGTGATTATCGGGTCTCAAAAAACAGTAGCTGAATTAATTCAGCAAGTGAATAAAGCAACGCTTGAAGCTCAGGATAATCAAGAACTGCCTTTTGACAAGCTAGTGGACGAATTAAAAATTAATCGTACGTTATCACTCAGTCCAGTTTTTCAATCGATGTTTGTCTATCAGCAGAATCAACAGTCCATTTTAGAACTTGATGACTGTGTATTTATCCCATACGATGTGGAAACTAAAACGAGTAAATTTGATTTATCAGTTTCTATTATGGAAACAGACGAACGAATTGAGGGGTTTTTTGAATACAGCGAGCTATTTGAGCAGACAACGATAGAAAGAATGGTACGTAATTATATTTACATTCTAGAAGAATTAATTTATAAACCGAATGAGTTAGTATCGAAAATAAAAGGAATGATACCAGAAGAGGAGCAGAAAATTATCAGTTCTTCGGAGCCTATGAGCTTTGAAAAAGCAGAATCCATCCATCAACGTTTTGAACAGCAGGTACGTCAATTTCCTGACGCTGTCGCCCTGGTAAGTGAAGGAACGCAGATTACTTACAGTGAATTGGATAAAAGGGCTAATCAGTTAGCTCGATACTTGAGGGGAAATGGAGTGGAAACAGAAACTAAAGTAGCTGTTAAGATGGATCGTTCCAGTCATTTTATCATTAGTATTTTAGCGGTTCTAAAAGCGGGAGGCACATATGTCCCATTGGATCCTGAACAACCGCGTAGCAGAATAGCTTATATAATAGAAGATTCTAGTTGTGAAGTGTTGTTGACCCAAGAAAAATATATAGATGCCCTTTATCCAGGATTAAAATGTACCATTATACAATATGAAGAAAATCAATGGGCGCAGGAGAAAGATGAGGCACTAAATGTTCCAGTTTATCCCGACCAGGTAGCTTACATTATTTATACTTCTGGTTCAACGGGAAAACCAAAAGGCGTCTTGAATACCCATCATAACGTTAGACGTTTATTTGAGAGTTCCGAAAAGCATTTTCAATTTACAGAAAAGGATGCTTGGACATTATTTCACTCCACGGCATTTGATTTTACTGTATGGGAGATATGGGGTGCCCTTTTATACGGCGGTAAGTTGTTTATTATTCCTGCTGAAATGAGACGTAAACCGGAGTTGTTTTGCCGCTTTTTACATGATGAAGGAATTACAGTGTTAAACCAGACACCGTCTGCTTTTAAAGAATTGTTGAATTCCATGGATCAACACAAGTATTCACTTAAGCTGAGATACATTATTTTTGGTGGAGAGGCCTTGCATTTTCAAGATCTTTCGAGGTGGTTTGAGAAGTATGGAGACCAAACCAAGCTTATTAACATGTATGGTATTACCGAAACAACTGTTCATGTTACTTGGCGGGAGGTAAAAAAGGAAGAAATAAAAACAGCTGCCCGAAGTTTGATTGGGAAACCGCTTCAGGATTTGAACATTTATATATTAGATGAGGACTTAAACCCAGTACCTATCGGAGTTCCAGGAGAGATTTATGTAGGTGGAGAGGGACTTGCACGTGGCTATAACGAGCGATACGCCCTTACAGCAGAGCGATTTATTCCGAATCCTTTCTCGGTAAATGGAAATAGGCTGTATAAAACAGGAGATGTCGGAAAATACATTTCTGATGGGGATATCGAGTATGTCGGAAGAATGGACGATCAAGTGAAGATTAAAGGACATCGGATTGAACTGGGGGAAGTAAAAAGTTTTATTGCACAGTACCCAACAGTCAAAGACTGTACGGTTCTAGTCAGAACAAACGAGAAAAAGGAAAATGAATTGGCTGTATTTGTTGTATTCAGTGAAGAAGACGAGTTGAAAAAGCTAAGAAAAAGCCTTCTTTCTAATTTGCCGAAGTACATGTATCCATCACATTTTATAGCGGTTGAAGCTATTCCCGTGACGTCGAACGGTAAAGTAGATAAATCTTTATTGCTGAAGCTTTGTGAAAATACTAGAGTAGGAGAAAAGCGAGAGCCTGAGACGCAAATTGAAAAAGATTTAACAGCAATATGGAAGACAGTACTAAACAATCAGGAAATTTATCTTAATGATAATTTTTTCTCGCTTGGAGGGGACAGTATCCGCAGCTTAAAAATAATTTCTGAAGCTGAGGAAAAAGGATATTTCTTTACTCTTGAGGAGTTATTTCAACATCAAACGATAGAAGATCTTGTACAGCTTCTTGAGCAAAAAGTTTTGCCGACTGAACGTGAGGGCACGTTAAGTCCGTTTGCTTTAGTGCCAGAGGAAGACCGCATTTGGATTAAAGAAGGAGTAGAAGATGCTTATCCTTTAACAAAGGCACAGGAGGGTATGTTCTACCATATGGAACAGTATCCGGAGGAGCCACTCTATCACAATATTGATAGTGTGCTGCTAAAAGGGAAGTTCGATTATGGATTGTTTAGAAACGCTGTTGAGAAAGTGGTAGCTCGTAATGTGATGCTACGTACCTCGTTTGATTTAAAGAATTTTAGAGTGCCAATGCAATTAGTTCATCAGACAGCAAACCTGTTTGTTGGCTATTCGGATATAAGGCATTTAGAGCATAATAAGCAAGAAGAGATTATTGATCAGTACATTCAACAAGAGAAAAAGAATACATTTGATTTAAAAAGTCCAAGTTTACTGAGATTTTTTGTGCATCAGAGGAGCGATGAAACGTTCCAATTTAGTTTAACAGAATGTCACCTCATTTTTGATGGATGGAGTTTGACCTCTACCCTTGCAGAGATTTTTGATGTGTATTTCCAATTACTTGAAGGGAAGTATAAAAAATCTGAAAAGGTATTATCAGTTGACTTTAGGGATTTTGTAAAACTAGAACAAGAGGCCATTCAAAGTGAGGAACATATAGCTTTTTGGAAAAGCTTTTTATTAGATTGCCAAGCTTTACAGCTTCCAATCTATGAATCTAAAAAAGCGTTGGATCAAGCATTTAGGGTCCGTAGAAGAATTGTAGAACTCTCGAATGAAACATCGAGGCAGCTAAAACAAATATCGGCCTCTTACCAAGTTCCGGTTAAAAGTATCTTGCTTGCTGCTCATATAAAAGCTCTTCAGGCGATAACTGGTCAATCGGATGTGGTTACGGGTATGGTTTCAAATGGAAGAATGGAGACAAAAGATGGTGAGAAAGTCAAAGGTTTGTTTATTAATACATTGCCTTTCAGGCAGAGTGTGAGTCCTGGAGAATGGATAGAATTTATTAATAAAACATTTGAAATAGAACAGGATATTCTTCCGTATCGGAGACTACCTTTACCGGAAATTCAACGACACGTAAATCAGTCGACATTATTTGAAACAGCCTTTAATTATGTGTATTTCCATTCCATGGAACCTTTGCTTACATCTAATAAAATAGAATTTTTAGGTTTCAATCGGAATTCTGCAAATGATACACACTTTAAGTTAATGGCGACGTTCTCAAATCATCCGCCGGATTACGAAATTAGATTGACGCTGTCTTATGATGAGGGAACATTTACAGAAGAACAAATGGATATCATCGTGGATATTTATCATAATATTTTGAAATCAGTAACTGATAATCCATTGGCTAGTCATGATGATCAGTCTTATTTACCGGAACAGGTTTACACGCAATTGGTTCATAAATGGAATAATCATCGTGAATCCTTCTTAGATGAGTCCTTGTTGCTACATGAACTAATTGAAAAAGAAGCAGAGAAATCTCCAAATTCAATCGCTCTCATTGAGGGATCAAACAAAATAACGTATGAATCCTTGAATAAGGAAGCAGAAAAAGTAGCAAGTTTCCTTAGGAGAGAAAGAATAAATGGTGATTTTGTCGGTATCTATATGGACCGTTCAGCTGAAATGATAATTGGATTACTTGGAATTCTTAAAGCAGGGTGTGCTTATGTACCTCTAGATACTTCTTACCCTTCAGAAAGAATTCAATTTATGATCAGAGACTCAAAAGTGGAATGCATTTTAACCTCTAAAGAGCAATATTATGACCTTGATGACCTTTGTGAAAATCGTTATGTAGTAAAGGAGATTTTAGATACTGGCTCAGTAGAAATTGATAGAATTCGAGAAAAATCTGCAGACCAGCTTGCTTATATGATCTATACATCAGGGTCCACCGGCAGGCCGAAAGGCGTGATGGTTCCACATAAAGGAGTAGTAAATCGTATTCTTTGGATGAAAAATTACTATGGAAAAATTAAGAATGAGCACGGTTTGCATAAAACACCGCTAAGTTTTGATTATTCCGTGTTTGAAATTTTTAGTGCTTTGTGTACAGGTGCTTCACTGGTGATTGCGAAGCCGGAAGGACATAAAGATAGCTACTATCTTGCCGACCTTATCAAGCAACATGATATCACGACTCTTTATTTTGTACCAACTATGCTTCAGGAGTTCTTAAATGTATCCGGTGTGGATTCGTGCACATCGATTCAGAGAGTGATGTGCAGTGGTGAACCTCTTACATCTCAAATTAAGGAGAAGTTTTTCGCTCTTTTTAGTGGAGAGCTTTATAACCAGTATGGTCCAACGGAAGCATCAGTTGAGGTCACTTCTTATAGGTGTGAAAGCCGGGAATCCAATGTTCGAATTGGAAGGCCTATGGCGAACACAGAAATTTATATTTTAAATGAGGACCTCCAGCCTGCTGGAATTGAGGTAGTGGGAGAACTCTATATTGGGGGAACAGGACTAGCAACAGCATACCATGGAAATGCGAGTTTAACCGCCAAGCACTTCATCCCAAATCCTTTTTCTAAAGTAGAAGGGGCCCGTTTATATAAAACAGGAGACTTGGCAAAATTTAACTCAGAAGGTGAAATTCAATACATTGGTAGAAAAGACAGTCAAATTAAAATGAGAGGCATCCGGGTTGAATTAAGAGAAATTGAGTCTGCTATTCGGGAGAATCCTCAGCTTAAAGATGGGATTGTTATCTATAAAAAAGATGAAAAAACGCCTCAAGGTTTGCTTGTAGGCTATGTGATTCCAGAACACGGGACTCTATTAACAGAGAAAGAGGTAAAGAATCTTTTGAGGGAGCGCCTGCCGAGGTTCATGATACCGGAGTTCATTGTGCTAATGCAAGAATTCCCTGTTAGTCCAAATGGTAAGCTTGATAAAAAAGCTTTACCTGAACCGAGATTCACTCGAGAGAGAATGCAAAGTGCATACGTACCGCCAGTGACAACTTTGGAGAAAAAGGTCGCGAGGATTTATCAGGATGTCCTTAACTTGGATCGAGTAGGAATAGATGATGACTTTTTTGACTTGGGCGGGGATTCGCTTTCCGCTGTACATCTAATGAACAGAATTGAAAAAGTACTTGGACAGAAGGTTTCATTGGATGTCATTTACGACAAACCAACCATTAAACTTATTCTGGACTATATTAGTGAAGAACCAGGCATGGAGGCTGTGCTTTTCAAGAAGAATCGAGAGTGATATCAAGCTTTTTTCCATAGAAAATCGAGAGTTTTCTCACTGGTTACAGGTAACGAAGGGACAAGTTAATATTAAAACTTTTCCAAAAAATAAGAGAGCTAGCTCTTTTCTCATCTGTTCATTATGAGGCCATAAGAGAAAAAATCGCCGAAATAAATAATACTGAAGAGGGATTGATGAGGTGACATGAAAATCTTTGAATTTTTGTTTAAGAGCTCCAAGACAAATGTTATTTTTGCCATTATGGCAGGGATTATTAGTGGAGCATGTAGCACTGCTGTGATTGCAATGATTAACTATATTTTGAACCTGGATAATTCAAGAACTTACCAAACAATTTTAGCGTTTGTCGGGCTTTGTTTAATGACGCTTCTGAGCAGCTTGTTATCAGGATATCTTCTCATTCGTCTCGCACAAGGGTCCATTATCCAGTTAAGGTTAGATCTCAGCAAGAGAATTTTATCTACTCCATTGAGAAAGTTGGAAGAACAGGGTGCTCCACGTTTACTGGCTGTTTTGACGGACGATGTAATGTCTATTATGAATGCCATCACGGTGAGTCCTATGCTCATTATTAACCTTGTTATCGTTTTAGGCTGTTTAGGATACATGAGTTATCTTTCGCTTCCTGTCTTGGGGATTGGGCTCGCTTTTATGATGATTGCCTTTCTAACCTATCAACTATTGATGAAATTTGCTAACAAACATTTGCTTAACGCTAGAGAGAAGCAAGATGAGCTATTTGGACATTTTAATGCTTTGACCAGAGGAACAAAGGAATTGAAGACCAACAGTAGGAGAAGGAAAGCTTTTTTTGATAACCAACTAAATCCGACTGTACGGGGATTGTATCAAAGTACTGTCAAAGGAATGACGATTTATACATTTGCTGGGAATTGGGGCCAGCTACTATTCCTTTTCTTTATTGGAATTGTCCTTTTTCTGGGTCCGACAATGAGTATGGTGAATTCTAAGATATTGGTAGGATATACATTGGCAATTTTATACATGATAACCCCACTGGTCACTATCTTGAATATTCTACCGAGCTTTGGAAGAGCCAATATCTCACTGAAAAAGATAGATAGTATTGGGCTGTCTTTAGCTGAGAATGAATTAAATGAAGAAGAATCATATGAAACTCGTTTTCAAAAGCTAGAATTTCAGCAACTTACACATCAATATTATCGGGAAAAAGAGGATCTTAATTTTACACTTTCTATTGATAACCTAGTCTTTAAGCCAGGGGAACTGATTTTTTTAGTAGGTGGAAATGGAAGTGGTAAAACGACTATGGCCAAAATGTTAACAGGATTATACCCTCCAGACAGTGGAGTTATCTTATTAGACGGTAAGGAAATAAATAGCAGTAATTTGGATCAATATCGACAACTATTTTCCATTGTATTCAGTGACTTTTATCTATTCGATAATCTTCTAGGGATTGAAGAGTCCAAACAGGAAGCGGAGGCTAAACAGTATCTGGAACTATTGCAGCTTAACCACAAAGTCAAATTGGAAGATGGGAAATTTTCTACTACGGACTTGTCACAGGGGCAAAGGAAAAGGCTTGCTCTCTTAACTGCTTATTTAGAAGACCGACCTTTTTATGTGTTTGATGAATGGGCAGCAGATCAAGATCCAATCTTTAAAGAGATTTTTTATACCAAGTTACTACCTGATTTAAAAAAGAGAGGGAAAACAGTTCTTGTTATCTCGCATGATGATCAATATTTCCATCTAGCTGAAAGGGTTATAAAAGTGGATTATGGTCGTATTGCTAGTGATATTAGAAGAGTGGAGGTTCCTTCACAAACGAAAGAACTAGTTAGAGAACATTAAAGATAAAATAGAACCTTTAAAGGAGGTGAGAATATGAGTCAAGATAAGCTTCTATACAAAGTAGTTTTTAATCATGAGGAGCAGTATTCCATTTGGCCTGCACACAAGGAGGTACCAGCCGGATGGAATGAAGAGGGAACCATTGGTGAAAAAGAAGAATGCCTTCAACAAATTGATAAAATTTGGACTGATATGAGACCTCTAAGTTTACGACAACAGCTTTCTCTACAGTAAGCTAATGTTAAGAATATGATAGTTGATTATATGG
It encodes:
- a CDS encoding TauD/TfdA family dioxygenase; this translates as MVKSLKMDRIRRKSVQVNQELTKTRLLEEGKNLPLVIEPNMDGVNICEWAKGNREELNALLSKHGGILFRGFKVEDTKDFHSFIRQVSGELLEYKDHATPRSAVQNQIYTSTDFAADQWIELHNEMAYGQEWPMKIFFYCDIPAFSGGETPIADSRRIYERMDPTIREKFTEKGVMYVRNLGLSLGMKWQDVFQTNDKGLVEEICQKNGMNYIWKSDEHLRIEQVRPAVSLHPITGENIWFNQITAFHITTLAREIREEILHQYDEQDVPKNSYYGDGTSIEPEVLDQIRKVYEEEMVTFPWEKGDILMLDNMMTAHARTPYEGERKILVGMTESNSWKI
- a CDS encoding amino acid adenylation domain-containing protein, giving the protein MKTVEGFSLSSHQKRIWELQDVYNIPFYNHLTLKIQGKLSIPDLTDCFINTINQYEILRSRLQKVEGMEYPIQVILEKAYFSFSYNSNLQDEEELQVEALDIVRQKLQAENGGTVHINISKISEYEHELNIYGLSLNTDFISLQLIVNHAFKLYTTNQSVAEEEIIQYVDFSQWQNELLENDRISYKTQIVRKALPFERLKESSTESNRQSIRNLLPEELSMKIRELAQLYNLDVPTFFFASWKAFLSKVACHNLPVGLVVDGRNYEELKLSIGQFEKVIPIEVYDAQQTFIQYNKQVQEHLTKSMEKVEYVDISTLFSGSEDYIPYQFRYLDNQVIAQQGDITLTMKDFRSENEKYKLLLSVLCTNGNFELFLQFDGSMYLMDDVERLFSQFLFFLNQCIKKPHKELMHLSFLTKQEEERLIVKLNTDRYSQLESLQKNNILDYIEEQAELNGDLLAIVSEDKSITYRELQSKTNQLTRYLKRFLEPEDRVVLCMPRSAEAIISMLAVLKSGASFVPVDSKWPINRIRYAIEDSAAKMVLTNKQSILDELKQIPVQQVNLSKEWKVIEKENESCLPSVSLLPQQLAYVLYTSGSTGLPKGVCIQHNSLLNYLLWFDQQFLDKEIELPFMAELGFDAFLKQVFYPLMKGKRVTLFSEDEVLQPLTFLNRFLKHQLNAINCVPSLWAAFIEEIRKDDRVIESVKAQLRLLLIGGEKISNELLQMTWNIFPDLEVVNLYGPTETTSNATYAYIKNELFIPIGIPVRETQTYVFDEEMHTVAIGQIGELYIGGIGVARGYFGNSGMTAERFIPNPFESGERLYKTGDLVRLMANGELEFIGRKDEQIKMNGKRVDLNEIETVIRKHPSIKDTVIIPMDDQGLSLLAFCVGEIVEEDIREFTKKWLPQYMIPTKFIRLNEIPLNSNRKINRASLIQFYEKLEVEKYVAPRNEFEEVIVGIWKEVLKKKQVSVADSFFELGGHSLNATQIISRIRKIYELEIPVSLLFEAETTEKLCQGINRLYPQESDYIDLVSKAYLEAEKLAMEEVSF